In Hyphomicrobium denitrificans 1NES1, the genomic stretch CGTGCTTCCTCGGTTGCCGGTCGCCTCGGTGCGAACCAGCGGTCCATATCGGCGTGCCACAAGCGTGCGCCGCCCGCGACGCCGGACGAAGGTGGGACGATCGTTGCCCATGGCGGCAACGCAAAGGAAATGCGCCGCGAGTTGCCACCGCCGAGATATACGCGATCGCTGTTCGTCAGGGCATGAACGGCCGTGATGACGCGCACGGCGCGTTCGTTCCAGGCTTCAAGTCCGATCTCGAGATAGGCGGCATGGCCGATATACTGGTCATAGCTCTGATCGTCGCAGGCGTAGTGCTGGCCAAGCTCAAGTCCGAAAAATATCGCACCATCGCTGAAAAGCGCGCAGCCCATGCCGGTGCCGAAAGTGAGCACGCATTCGCGGCCTGGCCCTTTTGCAACGCCCAGGCCGTAGACGATGGCATCGTTCAAGATCCTGACCGGCGCGCCGAAGGTATCGTGCAGCGTTCGTTCGAGGTCAAAGTTTTTCCAATGCTGCGTGCCGAGATTCGGTGCCGTGACGATGCAGTCGCGATTGACGACTCCGGGAAAGCCCACGGAAATCAGTCCGAAGTCGGGCAACGGCTCGGCGATGCGCGTTATAAGGGCGATGACGGTTTCGGGTGTTGCCGGGTGGGGCGTCGGTGTCGTCACGAATTCCGAAATGAGCGTTCCGACATGATCGACGACCGCAGCTTTGATCAGGGTGCCGCCGATATCGACCGCCAGAACGTTCGGATTGCCGCCGCGAGCGTCATGGCGAAGGAGATGCTTCCTGTCGCTTGTGGCGGGCATCAGCCACCTACGTGTGCGGCAACGGATTTCTTGGAGCCAGCCTTCTTCTTAGGTTCCACGCCGAGACGTTTCATAGCCTCTGTCACCCGGGCCGAAGGTTGTTCCTTGCCGATGCGCCGGCGTCCAGCTTTGACGAGCGCAGAGATGTACGTCTTGCCCCACGCTTTCGAATCCGATTTGCAAACGACGCTTGCAAGTTTTTCGTGCCGCGCGACACGTTCGTCAACAGGCATCTCCAATGCTTGCCGCAAGCCTTGCACCATGTCGTTCGGATCATATGGGTTGACGAGCACGGCATCGTGTAACTGCTCCGCGGCGCCGGCAAACTTCGACAGAATGAGCACGCCGGGATCCGCTGGATCTTGTGAAGCGACGTATTCCTTCGATACTAAGTTCATCCCGTCCATCAGCGGCGTGACCCAGCAGACGCGTGACGAGCGATAGACGTCGCGCAATTCGTGTCGTGGCATCGGTCGATGGATGTAGTTGATCGGCACCCAGTCGAGTTCGCCATAGCGACCGTTGATGGCGCCCGACAGTGCTTCAAGCTCGGCTCGGATATCCGCATAAGCTTCCACGCTCTCTCGTGTCGGAGGAGCAAACTGGGAGAGTACGATGCGCCGGCGATGCTCGGGAAAAACTTCGAGAAACTTGCCGAAAGCGCGGAATTTCTGCGGAAGGCCTTTCGTGTAATCGAGCCGATCGATGCCGATGATACGGCTCGTCTCCGGGCTTTCGCTGTCACGCACGACGCGCGAATCCGAGAAGTCATTCGGATCTATGCCGACGGGGAAGCACCCGATATCGAGTTCGGCGTCGCACGCGCGGATGCGGCCCGAAGGAAGAAGGCGCCCGAACACGCTTTGCTGAAGAAAGTCGATGAGATTCCGCACGTCGCGATGGGTTTGCACGCCGACGAGATCATAAGCGCTGAGCGCGCGCGCGATCTCGCGGTGCTCCGGAATGGCGATCAGTGCCTGCGCCGGGCCTACTGGAATGTGCAGGAAAAAGCCGATTGGATTCTCGATACCATGTTTGCGCAACTCGAGCGCCAGCGGGAAGAGGTGGTAATCGTGGATCCAGATCGCATCGTTCGGCTCGATCAGCGGGGCGAGATGGGCTGCAAACTTTTTGTTCACCGCGACGTAGCGGGAATAATATCCGGCCTCGAACTGCGCGAGATCAAGACGGTTATGAAAAACCGGCCAAAGAACTGAATTCGAATAACCGAGGTAGAAGTCGTTGTAGTCGGCCGCCGTCAACGGCATCGTCACCGTCGCATGCTCGCCATCGCGCGAAACCATCATCTCCGGCGTTTCAGTATCTTCGACTTGGCCGTTCCAGCCGAACCAGAATCCGTTGTGGCGGGCAAGCGCGTCATAGATCGCGACGCTAACGCCGCCCGCTTGCGACGCCGCACTGAAATCGATGACGCGGTTGGAAACCATTGCGAGCCGTGTCAAACTCTTTTCCTTCCGTCTCTCTGAAATCTTTTGATTATTGGGGCAGACCCGGACAAGCGCTCGGGCCCGGGAGCTAAACGCCCGAGATCGCTAAGGGTTCCCGCTTTTGTGTACTGCAGGATGGTGTGAGATCCCCGAGGGCCATCTTTCGCCGAACGATGAAATTGGGTTATGTCAAACGGCTTTAACCAATGATCCCAAGCGGTAACAGAATCGCGTTGAGGCTCGCAACGGCTGCAAACCATGTTAATCTGATTGGCCGTGTGGACGCGGGGGTGCCACGGCCGTTGGTGGGTCACTTACAAATCTCAAAACGAAGGCTGGGGAGCCGTTCGTGAGGCGGATGGTTCAACTCGTCGACAATCTGGTCGAACGTGTATTGCCGCGAATACGGCGCAAGCCGGTGCTCGCTTATCCGGTTGCCGCGGCTATCTTCGTAGCCGCTGCGCTGTTGCATGCTTTTCTGGCAAACTGGTTGCCGCCGAGCCTACCGTTCCTGACGTTTTTTATTGCGGTTCTGCTCGCAACACTGCTCGCGGGAACGGGACCTGGCTTGCTCGTCGTCGGTGCTTCGCTGCTGTTCGCATGGCGATTCTATTTTCTTGCATCCAATCAGTATACCGAATTCGACGCGACGATTGCGCTTGCGGCTTTTGCTTTAATGGCGGGGCTGATTGTAGCGGTGGTGCATTTGCTCAATCGCAAAGTCGAGAGCCTGCTCAACGAACGGGATCGCAATGAGGGTCTGCTGCAGGACAGCGCACTGGGGGAACTGCAACTCGAGCAATTGAACGTCGAATTGCGCCACCGGCTGAAGAACACGTTCGCCATCATCGCCGGACTGGTCAGCCAATCGGCTCGGTACAGCGCCGACGTCCAGAGCTTTGCGAGCGCATTGTCCGGACGCCTCGCCGCGATGGGGACAGCCATGGATCTCGTCGCGACGCGAAGTTTTCTCGGAGCCTCGTTGAACGAGTTGGTGATCGATACGCTCAAGCCGCTCGTACCGCCCGGGGCATCACGAATGACGATCCAGGGGCCTGATGGGATCGTGCCCGGGGACGTCGCGAACGCGCTGGCGCTGACCCTGCATGAGCTCGGAACCAACGCGATCAAATATGGAGCCTGGTCGCAGGAGCAGGGGGTCGTCCGTGTGTCCTGGAAGTTCGACCGGCTGAACGACGATGACGCCGAATTCGAACTTGTGTGGGACGAGAGCGGCGGGCCGCCCGTAAGCCAGCCGGAGCGGCGAGGGCTCGGTTCACTGCTGATCGACAGCGGTTTTCCAAGCGCCAAGGTCGAACGCACATTTACCGTGGACGGCGTGTTCTGTCGGATGACGGCAGTTATCAAGCAGACCACGACGCGCAGGACGCGCGGGCGGCGAACGGCTCAACCGACATGATGGTGATCAGGCGCTGCGTTGGAGCGTTTGCTCCGTTTGTTCCATCGTAGCCTCGGCGCTCTCGGAGGGAGCAGCATGGGGCAGCGGAGCCCAAGCATCGTCCCAACGGCGCGATAGGCTCATTGCGGAATTGATCAATCCTGCCATCGAATAGGTCTGCGGAATGTTGCCCCATAACTGGCCTGTCGCAGGGTGCAAATCCTCGCTCAGCATCCCGAATGCATTGCGATGGTTGAGCAACTCACTGAAAAGCTCGCGGGCATCTTCGGTCCGCCCGATCAAAGCGAGAGCGTCGATGTACCAGAATTGGCAGGCGAGAAAGGCTGACTCAGGTAAACCGAAATCGTCCTCGGCGGCGTAGCGCAACATCAGCCCATTGCGCATCAATTCGCGCCCGATTGTATCGCAAGTCTTGACGAAGCGCGGGTCATTCGGTGCGACAAGGCCAAGTTCCGCGAGCAGCAGCACGCTCGCGTCGAGTTCGCTGTTGTCGAAAGCGCCGGTGAAGGCGCCGCGCTTTTCGCTCCAGGCGCGAGTCAGGATTTCCGAGCGGATTTTATCGGCCGAGTGCCTCCAATAGACAGCGCGCTCGTGGAGCCCGAGCAGGCTCGCAATTCTTGCCAGGCGATCGCAGGCGACCCAGCACATCGTAGCAGAATGGGTGTGGATGCGTTCGCGTCCGCGATACTCCCAGATGCCTGCGTCGGGCTTGAGGTAAAGCCGGCGCGCCTGTTGACCGAGATGCTCGAGCTCGCGAAAGAGGCTGGCGTCGCCCATGCGCGGCAGACGCTGGTCGATGAACATTTGCGACGCGCCGAGAATGACGCTGCCGTACGCATCGTGTTGCAGTTGTTTTGAGGCAAGATTTCCGACGCGCACAGGCCCCATGCCGAGGAAGCCTTGCAGATCGGGTGCGACGCGCTCTTCCATCGTATCGTTATGAACGATGCCGTAGAGCGGCCTCAGCGGGCTTTCGGTGTCCGCGA encodes the following:
- a CDS encoding ROK family protein — translated: MPATSDRKHLLRHDARGGNPNVLAVDIGGTLIKAAVVDHVGTLISEFVTTPTPHPATPETVIALITRIAEPLPDFGLISVGFPGVVNRDCIVTAPNLGTQHWKNFDLERTLHDTFGAPVRILNDAIVYGLGVAKGPGRECVLTFGTGMGCALFSDGAIFFGLELGQHYACDDQSYDQYIGHAAYLEIGLEAWNERAVRVITAVHALTNSDRVYLGGGNSRRISFALPPWATIVPPSSGVAGGARLWHADMDRWFAPRRPATEEARIRP
- a CDS encoding alpha,alpha-trehalose-phosphate synthase (UDP-forming); translated protein: MTRLAMVSNRVIDFSAASQAGGVSVAIYDALARHNGFWFGWNGQVEDTETPEMMVSRDGEHATVTMPLTAADYNDFYLGYSNSVLWPVFHNRLDLAQFEAGYYSRYVAVNKKFAAHLAPLIEPNDAIWIHDYHLFPLALELRKHGIENPIGFFLHIPVGPAQALIAIPEHREIARALSAYDLVGVQTHRDVRNLIDFLQQSVFGRLLPSGRIRACDAELDIGCFPVGIDPNDFSDSRVVRDSESPETSRIIGIDRLDYTKGLPQKFRAFGKFLEVFPEHRRRIVLSQFAPPTRESVEAYADIRAELEALSGAINGRYGELDWVPINYIHRPMPRHELRDVYRSSRVCWVTPLMDGMNLVSKEYVASQDPADPGVLILSKFAGAAEQLHDAVLVNPYDPNDMVQGLRQALEMPVDERVARHEKLASVVCKSDSKAWGKTYISALVKAGRRRIGKEQPSARVTEAMKRLGVEPKKKAGSKKSVAAHVGG
- a CDS encoding glycoside hydrolase family 15 protein, with translation MTVTQYRSSLDVAAIGNGRVAALIDPGGRIVWWCFPRLDGDPVFCRLLSGNEDKGFCDVQLEGQVSATSGYVRNTCILETILVASNGARVKITDFAPRFLRFGRSFHPTQLIRRIEPLNGLPRIVCRVRPAFGYGEATASPAQGSNHIRYSAGSTPIRVTTDLAVSYIVHETPFVLTHPVTLVLGSDEPIESSIDAMSREFLDQTRDYWVTWVRGLAIGYEWQSEVIRAAISLKLCTFEETGAIIAALTTSIPEAPNTPRTWDYRFCWLRDAYFVIRALNRLGATQSMENYLGYITTIVADTESPLRPLYGIVHNDTMEERVAPDLQGFLGMGPVRVGNLASKQLQHDAYGSVILGASQMFIDQRLPRMGDASLFRELEHLGQQARRLYLKPDAGIWEYRGRERIHTHSATMCWVACDRLARIASLLGLHERAVYWRHSADKIRSEILTRAWSEKRGAFTGAFDNSELDASVLLLAELGLVAPNDPRFVKTCDTIGRELMRNGLMLRYAAEDDFGLPESAFLACQFWYIDALALIGRTEDARELFSELLNHRNAFGMLSEDLHPATGQLWGNIPQTYSMAGLINSAMSLSRRWDDAWAPLPHAAPSESAEATMEQTEQTLQRSA
- a CDS encoding HWE histidine kinase domain-containing protein → MVQLVDNLVERVLPRIRRKPVLAYPVAAAIFVAAALLHAFLANWLPPSLPFLTFFIAVLLATLLAGTGPGLLVVGASLLFAWRFYFLASNQYTEFDATIALAAFALMAGLIVAVVHLLNRKVESLLNERDRNEGLLQDSALGELQLEQLNVELRHRLKNTFAIIAGLVSQSARYSADVQSFASALSGRLAAMGTAMDLVATRSFLGASLNELVIDTLKPLVPPGASRMTIQGPDGIVPGDVANALALTLHELGTNAIKYGAWSQEQGVVRVSWKFDRLNDDDAEFELVWDESGGPPVSQPERRGLGSLLIDSGFPSAKVERTFTVDGVFCRMTAVIKQTTTRRTRGRRTAQPT